The Flavobacterium marginilacus genome window below encodes:
- a CDS encoding KUP/HAK/KT family potassium transporter produces MSATHKDLHSKLTLGGLLISLGIIYGDIGTSPLYVMKAILGEYVINADIVLGGVSCVFWTLTLQTTIKYVLITLSADNHGEGGIFALYALVKKTKIKWLIVPAIIGGSALLADGIITPPISVSSAVEGMRSYFPHINTVPIVIGILVILFTIQQFGTKLVGKFFAPMMLIWFLMLAIVGVNQISLHPEVFKAINPYYAYHLLSIHPEGFFALGFVFLCTTGAEALYSDMGHCGRKNIRISWIFVKSALVLNYFGQAAYLIHHEGVTLQSLGGDFANPFYLIMPLWFKPFGIVIATMAAVIASQALISGSFTLINEAMRLSFWPKVRIKYPTELKGQLYIPSINWLLLIGCIGIVLHFEESSNMEHAYGLAIILCMIMTTILLNFYLIMKRVKWYFFVPLITIYLSIELSFLAANVTKFSEGGYVTLLIAMILIGVMTIWYRAKQINKNYTKFVKIDDYKKVLSELSSDLSIPKYATHLVYMTNANRSDEIEEKVMFSILQKRPKRADIYWFVHVNIVSEPYKTEYKVREILKDDLYRVDFNLGFREPTKINLMFREVIKDMVKNGEVDITSRYESLNKNNIIGDFKFVLSEKFLSPDSDLLWHEKLIMNSYFLIKKLSLSEESAFGLDSSSVKIEKFPMVLHPPENIGLTRIFVKN; encoded by the coding sequence ATGAGCGCAACGCACAAAGACCTCCATAGCAAATTGACTTTGGGAGGTTTATTAATTTCTTTGGGAATTATTTATGGAGACATTGGTACTTCTCCATTATACGTAATGAAAGCCATACTTGGCGAATATGTCATTAATGCTGATATTGTTTTAGGAGGTGTATCCTGTGTGTTTTGGACACTAACACTGCAGACAACAATTAAATACGTACTCATAACATTAAGTGCTGATAACCATGGAGAAGGCGGAATTTTTGCTTTATATGCCTTGGTTAAAAAAACAAAAATTAAATGGCTGATAGTCCCCGCAATTATTGGAGGAAGTGCCTTACTCGCTGACGGAATCATTACTCCCCCTATCTCCGTATCGTCAGCAGTAGAAGGAATGAGAAGTTATTTTCCGCACATAAACACCGTGCCTATTGTTATTGGCATTTTGGTGATTCTATTTACTATTCAGCAATTTGGAACTAAACTAGTTGGTAAATTTTTTGCACCAATGATGCTTATCTGGTTTTTAATGCTCGCCATTGTAGGTGTTAATCAAATCTCCTTACATCCGGAAGTTTTCAAAGCCATTAATCCATATTATGCTTACCATTTATTAAGCATACATCCAGAAGGTTTTTTTGCATTAGGTTTTGTATTTCTATGTACAACTGGGGCTGAAGCTTTATATTCAGACATGGGGCATTGCGGAAGAAAAAACATTAGAATAAGCTGGATTTTTGTGAAATCAGCTCTGGTTTTAAATTATTTCGGACAGGCAGCCTATTTAATACACCACGAGGGAGTAACATTACAATCTTTAGGAGGTGATTTTGCTAATCCATTCTACTTGATAATGCCATTATGGTTCAAGCCCTTTGGAATTGTTATTGCAACAATGGCTGCAGTAATTGCATCTCAAGCCCTTATCTCTGGCTCTTTCACTTTAATCAATGAGGCAATGCGATTAAGTTTTTGGCCAAAAGTCAGAATCAAATATCCTACAGAACTTAAAGGACAGCTATACATCCCTTCAATAAACTGGTTATTGCTTATTGGCTGTATCGGAATTGTACTTCATTTTGAAGAATCCAGCAATATGGAACATGCTTATGGCCTGGCTATTATCTTATGCATGATAATGACCACTATATTATTGAACTTTTACTTAATAATGAAACGTGTAAAATGGTACTTTTTTGTACCGTTGATTACCATTTACCTATCTATCGAATTGAGTTTCCTAGCAGCAAATGTTACTAAATTCAGTGAAGGCGGTTACGTAACTCTTTTGATTGCCATGATTCTTATTGGTGTAATGACAATTTGGTACAGAGCTAAACAAATTAATAAAAACTACACCAAATTTGTAAAAATCGATGACTACAAAAAAGTCCTCAGCGAATTGAGTTCTGACTTATCAATTCCAAAATATGCTACACATTTGGTTTACATGACTAATGCTAACCGCAGTGATGAAATAGAGGAAAAAGTAATGTTTTCTATCCTGCAGAAAAGACCCAAAAGAGCCGATATATATTGGTTTGTTCACGTAAATATCGTATCAGAACCTTATAAAACCGAATACAAAGTAAGAGAAATTCTTAAAGACGATTTATACAGAGTTGATTTCAATCTAGGATTTAGAGAACCTACCAAAATCAACCTGATGTTCAGAGAAGTAATCAAAGACATGGTAAAAAATGGTGAAGTAGACATTACCAGCAGATATGAATCTCTAAACAAAAACAACATTATTGGCGATTTTAAATTTGTACTATCCGAGAAATTTTTATCACCAGACAGTGATTTATTATGGCATGAAAAATTAATCATGAACTCTTATTTCTTAATTAAAAAACTAAGCTTGTCAGAAGAAAGCGCTTTTGGTTTAGACAGCAGTTCTGTAAAAATAGAAAAATTCCCAATGGTCCTTCATCCGCCGGAAAATATTGGACTAACCAGAATCTTCGTTAAAAACTAA
- a CDS encoding RsmB/NOP family class I SAM-dependent RNA methyltransferase → MRLHRNLVYTTIDALNAIFNEGEYADKVVARSLKKDKRWGSSDRKFVAETIYEIVRWKRLYAEIAEVKEPYDRDNLWRMFSVWAVLRGYPIPDWRQLEGTPERKIKGRFDELSKTRALKESIPDWMDELGVKELGEKVWATEIAAQNQPAKVILRVNTLKTTKENLRAILMDLNIETEFLKDQPDALVLKERANVFLTDAFKQGFFEVQDANSQLVAHFLDVKPGMRVVDTCAGAGGKTLHIASLMENKGQLIAMDLYESKLKQLKLRAKRDGAFNIEYRIIDSTKVIKKLHERADRVLIDAPCSGLGVLKRNPDSKWKLQPEFIDNIRKVQSEVLESYSKIVKPGGKLVYATCSILPSENQEQVQKFLTTEIGKQFNFIEDKKILASESGFDGFYMALLERKE, encoded by the coding sequence ATGAGATTACACAGAAATTTAGTTTATACCACTATCGATGCACTCAACGCTATTTTCAACGAAGGAGAATATGCAGATAAAGTAGTAGCAAGATCCCTTAAAAAAGACAAACGCTGGGGAAGTTCCGATAGAAAATTTGTTGCAGAAACTATCTACGAAATCGTACGCTGGAAAAGATTATATGCTGAAATTGCCGAAGTAAAAGAGCCTTACGACAGAGACAATCTATGGAGAATGTTCTCTGTCTGGGCAGTTTTAAGAGGTTATCCAATTCCAGACTGGAGACAATTAGAAGGAACTCCTGAAAGAAAAATAAAAGGCCGCTTTGATGAACTTTCAAAAACAAGAGCTCTAAAAGAATCTATTCCGGACTGGATGGACGAATTAGGCGTAAAAGAATTAGGAGAAAAAGTTTGGGCTACCGAAATTGCTGCCCAAAACCAGCCTGCCAAAGTAATTTTGAGAGTAAACACACTTAAAACTACCAAAGAGAACTTAAGAGCGATTTTGATGGATTTAAACATCGAAACGGAATTCTTAAAAGATCAGCCAGACGCTTTAGTCCTAAAAGAGAGAGCTAACGTTTTCCTAACTGATGCTTTCAAACAAGGTTTTTTTGAAGTTCAGGATGCCAATTCACAATTAGTTGCGCATTTTCTGGATGTAAAGCCAGGTATGCGCGTAGTTGATACCTGTGCGGGTGCTGGAGGAAAGACACTGCATATCGCTTCTTTGATGGAAAACAAAGGACAATTGATTGCAATGGATTTGTACGAAAGTAAATTAAAACAGCTGAAACTTAGAGCAAAAAGAGACGGCGCTTTTAATATTGAATACCGTATTATTGATTCTACAAAAGTGATTAAAAAACTTCACGAGAGAGCAGACAGAGTATTAATTGACGCCCCATGCAGCGGATTAGGAGTTCTTAAAAGAAATCCGGATTCTAAATGGAAACTACAGCCGGAATTCATCGATAACATCCGAAAAGTTCAATCTGAAGTATTAGAAAGTTATTCTAAAATTGTAAAACCGGGAGGGAAATTAGTATATGCAACCTGTTCTATTTTACCATCAGAAAATCAGGAACAGGTCCAAAAATTTCTAACAACCGAAATTGGAAAACAATTCAATTTCATAGAAGACAAAAAAATACTGGCCTCAGAATCAGGTTTTGACGGCTTTTATATGGCTTTATTAGAACGCAAAGAGTAA
- the rho gene encoding transcription termination factor Rho, protein MFDISVLKDLKLTELQEIAKKAKTIKFTGVKKDTLISLILEHQASAVESVQENTADEQKPKRTRIAAEKKAANPKNDVPVLFENEEEKESAEIQITSEKKVKAVAKNADQTNADAGKEAVVSDNDVKEVKAVKFSKSAYEKKIALQKEKEALKEVANVEEAVSDSNSEAVAEKTENTVPEKKINPHERKRTDEANQLNKKGQNPNKIGPNPNGNSNPNGNPNQNQNGNQNQNQNPSQNPNFKNKKSNFKDADFEFDGIIESEGVLEMMPDGYGFLRSSDYNYLASPDDIYLSTSQVRLFGLKTGDTVKGVVRPPKEGEKFFPLVRVLKINGHDPQVVRDRVSFEHLTPVFPSEKFKLAEKQSTISTRIIDLFSPIGKGQRGMIVAQPKTGKTMLLKEIANAIAANHPEIYLIVLLIDERPEEVTDMQRSVRGEVIASTFDREPQEHVKIANIVLEKAKRLVECGHDVVILLDSITRLARAYNTVQPASGKVLSGGVDANALQKPKRFFGAARNVENGGSLSIIATALTETGSKMDEVIFEEFKGTGNMELQLDRKIANKRIFPAIDLTSSSTRRDDLLLDQKTLQRMWIMRKMLSDMNPVEAMTLINDRFKETKNNDEFLISMND, encoded by the coding sequence ATGTTTGATATTTCTGTATTAAAAGATTTGAAGCTTACTGAGCTTCAAGAAATAGCTAAAAAGGCTAAAACTATTAAATTTACTGGTGTAAAAAAAGATACTTTAATTAGTCTTATTTTAGAACATCAAGCTTCTGCTGTTGAATCTGTTCAAGAGAATACTGCTGATGAGCAGAAGCCAAAAAGAACCCGTATTGCTGCTGAAAAAAAAGCAGCAAATCCAAAAAATGATGTTCCGGTTTTGTTTGAAAATGAAGAGGAAAAGGAAAGTGCTGAAATACAGATTACTTCAGAGAAAAAAGTTAAAGCTGTAGCAAAAAATGCAGATCAAACAAATGCAGATGCGGGTAAAGAAGCAGTTGTCTCTGATAATGATGTAAAAGAAGTAAAAGCTGTAAAATTCAGTAAGTCAGCATACGAGAAGAAGATCGCTTTGCAGAAAGAAAAAGAAGCTTTAAAAGAAGTTGCGAATGTAGAAGAAGCAGTATCAGATTCTAATTCGGAAGCAGTGGCTGAAAAAACAGAGAATACTGTTCCTGAAAAAAAAATAAATCCACACGAGCGCAAGCGGACTGACGAAGCAAATCAGTTAAATAAAAAAGGTCAGAATCCAAATAAAATAGGTCCAAATCCAAACGGAAATTCCAATCCAAATGGAAATCCAAATCAGAATCAAAACGGGAACCAAAACCAAAACCAAAATCCCAGCCAAAATCCAAATTTTAAAAACAAAAAAAGCAATTTTAAAGATGCCGATTTTGAATTTGACGGAATTATAGAAAGTGAAGGTGTTCTTGAAATGATGCCTGATGGTTACGGCTTTCTGCGTTCTTCTGATTATAATTATTTAGCTTCTCCTGATGATATCTATTTATCTACATCTCAGGTTCGCTTATTTGGTTTAAAAACTGGTGATACTGTAAAAGGTGTGGTTCGTCCTCCAAAAGAAGGTGAGAAATTTTTTCCTCTTGTTCGTGTTTTAAAAATTAACGGACATGATCCGCAAGTCGTTCGCGACAGAGTTTCTTTTGAGCATCTAACTCCGGTTTTTCCTTCTGAAAAATTTAAATTAGCCGAAAAACAAAGTACTATTTCAACCAGAATTATAGATTTGTTTTCTCCAATAGGAAAGGGACAGCGAGGGATGATTGTAGCACAGCCTAAAACAGGTAAAACAATGCTGCTGAAAGAAATTGCTAATGCAATTGCAGCAAACCATCCAGAAATTTATTTGATCGTTTTACTGATAGATGAGCGTCCAGAAGAAGTTACAGATATGCAGCGTAGTGTTCGTGGTGAAGTAATTGCTTCTACATTTGACAGAGAGCCGCAAGAACACGTAAAAATTGCCAATATCGTCCTTGAAAAAGCAAAACGTTTGGTAGAATGCGGTCATGATGTTGTTATTTTGTTAGACTCAATAACGAGATTGGCTAGAGCTTACAATACAGTACAGCCTGCTTCTGGAAAGGTTTTAAGCGGTGGTGTTGATGCTAATGCGCTGCAAAAACCAAAACGTTTCTTTGGAGCCGCCCGTAATGTAGAAAATGGCGGATCTTTAAGTATTATTGCTACAGCTCTGACTGAAACAGGTTCTAAAATGGATGAGGTGATCTTTGAAGAATTTAAAGGAACTGGAAACATGGAATTGCAGTTAGACCGTAAGATTGCTAACAAACGTATATTCCCTGCCATTGATTTAACATCGTCTAGTACAAGACGTGATGATTTATTATTGGATCAGAAAACATTACAGAGAATGTGGATTATGCGAAAAATGCTTTCAGATATGAATCCGGTTGAAGCGATGACTCTTATAAATGACCGTTTCAAAGAAACCAAAAATAATGATGAGTTTTTAATCTCGATGAATGATTAA
- a CDS encoding DUF4293 domain-containing protein, whose protein sequence is MIQRIQTIYLLIAFLAVGILPFIFPLWKWSDGKDYFVMQNQIYSILLGLSTAITVYSIISFKKRQTQFVANRLNIVLNLILLGLFVYHSLNLSGEAVTVSEKGIGMFVPILAVVFLVLANKAIKKDEDLVKSVDRLR, encoded by the coding sequence ATGATACAACGAATTCAGACCATTTATTTACTAATCGCTTTTTTAGCAGTAGGTATTCTGCCGTTTATTTTTCCGCTTTGGAAATGGAGCGATGGTAAAGATTATTTTGTCATGCAGAATCAAATTTACTCAATATTACTTGGACTAAGTACTGCAATAACAGTTTACAGCATAATTTCATTTAAAAAAAGACAAACTCAATTTGTTGCCAACAGATTGAATATCGTATTAAATTTGATTTTATTAGGATTGTTTGTATATCATTCACTAAATTTATCTGGAGAAGCAGTTACTGTTTCTGAGAAAGGTATTGGGATGTTTGTTCCTATCTTAGCTGTCGTTTTTTTAGTTTTAGCTAATAAAGCGATTAAGAAGGATGAAGATCTTGTAAAATCTGTGGATAGATTGAGATAA
- a CDS encoding response regulator produces the protein MTKNIRIHLADDHQIIIHGIQTLLNTVPNFQVVGFSLNGTTVFEDVTKNQADVLVLDISMPEKDGIEVVKEFRQKGFPCRVIILSSYDDLKLIKEIMDMGVTGYLTKQCAGDSIIEAVQAVANGEEYFCETIREKIFSHATKNNPKLKTYKPNINPLLTEREIEIVILIALEYSGKEISEQLFISTNTVETHRKNIMKKLKAKNTIGIVKYAMNNHLVIS, from the coding sequence ATGACAAAGAATATCAGAATCCATCTTGCAGATGATCACCAAATAATTATCCACGGAATTCAAACCCTACTCAATACTGTCCCAAATTTTCAAGTTGTTGGCTTTTCTCTCAATGGAACAACAGTTTTTGAGGATGTTACTAAAAATCAGGCTGATGTACTTGTTCTTGATATTAGCATGCCGGAAAAAGACGGAATTGAAGTTGTTAAAGAATTCAGACAGAAAGGATTTCCGTGCAGAGTTATAATACTTTCCAGCTATGACGACTTAAAATTAATTAAAGAAATCATGGACATGGGTGTCACAGGCTATTTAACTAAACAATGTGCAGGAGACAGCATCATCGAAGCAGTACAGGCAGTAGCTAACGGTGAAGAATATTTTTGTGAAACAATCCGTGAAAAAATATTCAGTCATGCTACTAAAAACAATCCGAAACTCAAAACTTACAAGCCAAATATAAATCCATTATTAACAGAGCGTGAAATTGAAATTGTTATTTTAATTGCTCTTGAATATAGCGGCAAGGAAATAAGCGAACAGCTTTTCATCAGTACAAATACTGTAGAAACTCATCGCAAAAATATAATGAAAAAACTAAAAGCCAAAAACACTATCGGTATAGTAAAATATGCTATGAACAATCATTTGGTTATATCTTAA
- a CDS encoding tetratricopeptide repeat-containing sensor histidine kinase, with the protein MFKIRFRILIPFLFLINFSLTLPAQNKALSKTEITSLLKDAKQDRINGNYEESLLKSRVALEQSIKIKNNVLTANSYLIIASNFDELTEPLKALHYYNLGLFYVNKTNNPTLKNQFYNNLGNIYCFDKKQYDKGIYYYQKSLQQSQKVLDKKQIFFTKLNITWAYFDIGKYQEGLPYLKYINKYQSIFGSESTVVILNMLNGMYYNFTNENEKADLYFQKAIEFGNKGNEKSDLSFSHLEYSKFLNKIHEPQKAYENLCLFNKITEELHIEEKLNKANIVGLNLEIDHYKREIDKIETTYKNKQNLLIEEQSKNKKIVIIVFFILICTIISFYFFFQNIHLKHKNKLIDVQSKIQERIINASIDGQELERKKISTFLHDNISALLSSAGLHLNVFTSLQKTHPEEINKTKGILEEAHKQIRNLSHELMPALLVRFGLLYALEDLCEKTSNSRITIAFNSLIKIKKRYNEDFEMKLYFIIAELINNIIKHSNASHSSINIEETDSSLIIHVTDDGTGFKNYQFETYEGFGINQIRARINNMKGEFIVNSAPNKGTAIYLKVPVIK; encoded by the coding sequence ATGTTTAAAATTAGATTTCGAATCTTAATTCCATTTTTATTTCTAATCAATTTTAGTCTAACCTTACCTGCTCAAAACAAGGCACTTTCCAAAACAGAAATAACTTCTTTATTAAAAGATGCAAAACAGGATCGAATAAATGGTAATTACGAAGAATCATTATTGAAATCAAGAGTAGCACTAGAACAATCAATCAAAATAAAGAACAATGTTTTAACAGCTAACTCTTACCTGATAATAGCTTCCAATTTTGATGAACTTACAGAACCCTTAAAAGCACTGCATTATTACAATCTAGGGCTTTTTTATGTTAACAAAACTAATAATCCCACCCTAAAAAATCAATTCTACAATAATCTGGGCAACATCTATTGCTTCGATAAAAAGCAATATGACAAAGGAATTTATTACTATCAAAAATCACTGCAGCAAAGCCAGAAAGTTTTAGATAAAAAACAAATATTCTTCACAAAACTCAATATTACCTGGGCCTATTTTGATATCGGAAAGTATCAGGAAGGGCTTCCTTATTTAAAATACATCAATAAATACCAGTCAATTTTTGGCAGCGAATCTACCGTAGTTATTTTAAACATGCTTAATGGCATGTACTACAATTTTACAAACGAAAATGAAAAAGCCGATTTATATTTTCAAAAAGCAATAGAATTTGGCAATAAAGGAAATGAAAAATCAGATCTGTCTTTCTCGCATTTAGAGTATTCAAAATTTTTAAACAAAATTCACGAACCTCAAAAAGCCTATGAAAACCTTTGCTTATTCAATAAAATCACAGAAGAACTCCATATTGAGGAAAAACTAAACAAAGCAAATATTGTAGGCCTGAATCTCGAAATTGACCATTACAAAAGAGAAATCGACAAAATTGAAACCACTTACAAAAACAAGCAAAATTTATTAATTGAAGAACAGTCCAAAAATAAAAAAATCGTAATTATTGTTTTCTTTATTTTAATCTGCACTATAATATCTTTCTATTTTTTCTTCCAGAACATTCATTTGAAACACAAAAACAAACTAATCGATGTTCAAAGTAAAATTCAAGAGAGAATTATCAATGCCTCTATTGATGGCCAGGAATTGGAACGAAAAAAGATTTCAACCTTTTTGCATGACAATATCAGTGCTTTACTTTCCTCAGCCGGTTTACATCTGAATGTTTTTACCTCACTCCAAAAAACACATCCAGAGGAAATTAACAAAACAAAAGGGATTCTTGAAGAAGCACACAAACAGATCCGAAACTTATCACATGAATTAATGCCGGCTTTATTAGTTCGATTTGGACTTTTATATGCATTGGAAGATTTATGTGAAAAAACATCCAATTCCAGAATTACAATTGCTTTTAATTCGCTTATCAAAATTAAAAAAAGATACAATGAAGATTTTGAAATGAAACTGTACTTTATAATTGCCGAATTAATCAATAATATTATAAAACACAGTAATGCAAGCCATTCCTCAATTAATATTGAAGAAACTGACTCTTCCTTAATCATTCATGTGACAGATGACGGAACAGGTTTTAAAAACTACCAGTTTGAGACTTACGAAGGATTTGGAATTAATCAAATCCGTGCCCGAATAAACAATATGAAAGGAGAATTTATTGTCAATTCAGCCCCCAATAAAGGCACTGCAATTTACCTAAAAGTCCCTGTTATCAAATAA
- a CDS encoding metallophosphoesterase family protein, with translation MKKILLLSDTHSHIDDTILKYVNQADEVWHAGDIGDLAVTDTIKKLKPLRCVYGNIDDAEARLEFPLHNRFFCEGVDVWITHIGGYPGKYNPALKEEMASNPPKLFICGHSHILKVMFDKKNNLLHMNPGAAGKSGFHQVRTMLRFVIDGEKIKDLEIVELGKK, from the coding sequence ATGAAAAAAATTCTTCTCCTTTCAGATACACACAGTCATATTGATGATACGATTTTGAAATATGTAAATCAGGCTGATGAGGTTTGGCATGCTGGTGATATTGGCGATTTGGCTGTTACAGATACTATAAAAAAGTTAAAACCGCTGCGCTGTGTTTACGGTAATATTGACGATGCAGAGGCACGTTTGGAATTTCCTTTGCACAACCGTTTTTTTTGTGAAGGTGTTGATGTTTGGATTACGCATATTGGGGGTTATCCGGGGAAATATAATCCTGCTTTGAAAGAAGAGATGGCGTCAAATCCTCCGAAATTATTCATCTGCGGGCATTCGCATATTTTAAAAGTAATGTTTGATAAAAAAAATAACCTGCTGCATATGAATCCTGGTGCTGCAGGTAAAAGCGGTTTTCATCAGGTGAGAACGATGCTTCGTTTCGTGATTGACGGTGAAAAAATTAAGGACTTGGAAATTGTTGAACTAGGTAAAAAATGA
- the truA gene encoding tRNA pseudouridine(38-40) synthase TruA, whose product MRYFIKLAYNGTNYHGWQIQPNAPSVQETMNKAFSVILNSEISLMGAGRTDTGVHAREMYAHFDLGKPFDIPNTMHKLNSFLPKDIVIYDIFPVADEAHTRFDAAKRTYEYHINTFKDAFLQEQSWYFHQKLDLDLMNEAAKTLLNHTDFQCFSKVNTDVNTFNCEIFEAHWMQESEKIIFTISANRFLRNMVRSIVGTLINIGLHKITLDDFELIIKSKSREKAGFSVPAHGLYLTKIEYDFEKIRQLNN is encoded by the coding sequence TTGAGGTATTTTATAAAACTAGCTTACAATGGAACAAATTATCACGGCTGGCAAATTCAGCCAAATGCTCCCTCAGTTCAGGAAACAATGAACAAGGCTTTTTCAGTGATTCTTAACTCTGAAATTAGTCTTATGGGGGCAGGAAGAACAGACACTGGAGTTCATGCTCGAGAGATGTACGCCCATTTCGATTTGGGAAAACCATTTGATATTCCAAACACCATGCACAAGCTGAATTCTTTTTTACCAAAAGACATTGTGATATATGATATTTTCCCCGTTGCTGATGAAGCACATACCCGTTTTGATGCTGCCAAAAGAACATATGAGTATCACATAAATACTTTTAAAGATGCATTCCTTCAGGAGCAAAGCTGGTATTTTCATCAAAAATTAGATTTAGATTTAATGAACGAAGCCGCGAAAACATTACTAAATCACACCGATTTCCAATGTTTTTCTAAAGTAAATACCGATGTCAATACTTTTAACTGCGAAATATTTGAAGCTCATTGGATGCAGGAAAGTGAGAAAATAATTTTTACTATATCGGCCAATCGTTTTTTAAGAAATATGGTTCGCTCTATAGTAGGCACACTAATTAATATTGGGTTACATAAAATTACTTTAGATGATTTTGAACTGATCATAAAAAGTAAAAGCAGAGAAAAAGCAGGCTTTTCGGTTCCTGCACATGGTTTATATTTAACTAAAATTGAATACGATTTTGAAAAAATTAGACAATTGAACAATTAG